The Desmospora profundinema genome includes a region encoding these proteins:
- a CDS encoding uracil-DNA glycosylase, producing MGLETVHRKYENCTRCPLHQRRTHIVMGEGNPRSPLMFVGEGPGADEDRQGRPFVGKAGQLLNRILEAAEIPRQDVFITNIVKCRPPGNRTPTEEEMGTCITILREQFVMIRPRLIVTLGSAPTRALIDPEARITRVRGQWFERKGVRMMPTFHPAYLLRNPAGKRDAWADFQAIRDAYREVLSETGGP from the coding sequence ATGGGACTGGAGACAGTTCATCGTAAATATGAGAATTGTACGCGCTGTCCATTACATCAAAGGCGCACCCATATCGTCATGGGAGAAGGAAATCCGCGATCTCCGCTGATGTTTGTGGGAGAGGGTCCGGGTGCGGATGAGGATCGGCAGGGCCGTCCCTTTGTGGGAAAAGCCGGTCAGTTGTTGAACAGAATACTGGAAGCGGCGGAAATCCCGCGGCAGGATGTCTTTATTACCAATATCGTCAAATGCCGCCCGCCGGGAAACCGTACTCCTACAGAGGAGGAGATGGGAACCTGCATCACCATTTTGCGGGAGCAGTTTGTCATGATCCGCCCCCGTCTCATCGTCACACTGGGATCCGCCCCAACCCGTGCTCTGATTGATCCCGAAGCCCGTATCACCCGGGTGCGGGGGCAGTGGTTTGAGCGCAAAGGCGTCCGGATGATGCCCACTTTTCATCCGGCCTACCTGTTGCGTAATCCCGCCGGCAAGCGGGATGCCTGGGCCGATTTTCAGGCGATCCGGGATGCGTACCGCGAGGTGTTGTCCGAAACCGGCGGACCATGA
- a CDS encoding ABC-ATPase domain-containing protein has translation MQRLKQTLSRIDGKGYKAYKDIQGEYAFPGFRLTIDYVQGDPFAAPSRLRVRMPMERAGYPAEWYREKHRRIALEDWIARCWARQTKRHSFEVKGTGKSGLIEVDRPGQEILERTAVVVNEAFVEVRVTVGLPAQGRRVLGRKAEEMLCRQLPQLAQEALPRQTLDPQAVEERMKLVDNQWAIRRFLKEKGWIAFIANGAILPRESGISDKPLSRGNVIPFQSPASLEVEVNVPHGDPIRGMVIRNGITLIVGGGYHGKSTLLKALERGVYDHVAGDGREYVITDPDVIKVRSEDGRRVEKVNISPFINNLPFGRDTRRFSTDDASGSTSQATNIMEALEMGTTCLLIDEDTSATNFMIRDGRMQKLVAKGKEPITPFIDKVRQLAEEKGTSSVLVLGGSGDYFDVADTVIMMDEYRPVDVTAEAKNIAQAQVNERTREGGSGFGTVTPRQVLAQGFDPQKGRKEKVDAKGLHHILFGTTAVDLTGLEQLVDTSQTRAVAEMMRWIGKRADGKKDLKALIDELYQEVDEKGLDVISPFRGQHPGDLALPRKLELAGAVNRLRTLRVR, from the coding sequence TTGCAGCGATTGAAACAAACCTTATCCCGGATCGATGGAAAAGGATATAAAGCTTATAAAGATATCCAGGGGGAATACGCCTTTCCCGGATTTCGCCTGACGATCGATTATGTCCAGGGGGATCCCTTTGCCGCTCCCTCCCGATTGCGGGTGCGGATGCCGATGGAGCGGGCGGGGTATCCCGCGGAGTGGTACCGGGAGAAGCACCGCCGCATCGCCTTGGAGGATTGGATCGCCCGCTGCTGGGCCCGCCAGACGAAGCGGCATTCTTTTGAAGTGAAAGGAACAGGCAAGAGCGGACTGATCGAAGTGGACCGTCCGGGACAGGAGATCCTGGAGCGGACGGCGGTGGTGGTGAACGAAGCCTTTGTGGAGGTGCGCGTCACCGTGGGATTGCCCGCTCAGGGACGCCGTGTCTTGGGGCGCAAAGCGGAGGAGATGCTGTGCCGGCAGTTGCCGCAGCTGGCACAAGAAGCCCTTCCCCGTCAAACATTGGACCCGCAAGCGGTGGAGGAACGGATGAAGCTGGTGGACAACCAATGGGCCATCCGTCGCTTCCTGAAAGAGAAGGGATGGATCGCCTTTATCGCCAACGGCGCCATTCTGCCGAGGGAGAGCGGGATTAGTGACAAGCCGTTGTCCCGGGGGAATGTGATTCCGTTTCAATCACCTGCTTCCCTGGAAGTGGAGGTGAACGTTCCCCATGGTGACCCCATCCGGGGGATGGTGATCCGAAACGGCATCACTCTGATCGTCGGTGGGGGCTATCATGGTAAGAGCACGCTCTTGAAAGCGTTGGAACGGGGGGTTTACGACCATGTGGCCGGGGACGGCCGCGAGTATGTCATCACCGACCCCGATGTCATCAAAGTGCGGTCCGAAGACGGGCGCCGGGTGGAAAAGGTGAATATCTCCCCTTTTATCAACAACCTCCCCTTCGGCAGAGATACCCGGCGCTTTTCCACCGACGATGCCAGCGGCAGCACGTCTCAGGCCACCAACATCATGGAGGCGCTGGAGATGGGAACCACCTGTCTCTTAATCGATGAGGATACCAGTGCCACCAACTTCATGATCCGGGACGGACGTATGCAAAAACTGGTGGCCAAAGGGAAGGAGCCGATTACGCCCTTTATCGATAAGGTGCGTCAATTGGCGGAGGAAAAAGGAACCTCCAGCGTACTCGTCCTGGGCGGCTCCGGGGATTATTTCGATGTGGCGGATACGGTGATCATGATGGATGAGTACCGGCCGGTGGATGTGACCGCTGAAGCAAAGAATATCGCCCAAGCCCAGGTGAATGAGCGCACTCGTGAAGGGGGAAGCGGGTTTGGAACGGTCACTCCGCGTCAGGTCTTGGCCCAAGGGTTTGACCCGCAGAAGGGACGGAAGGAAAAGGTGGATGCGAAGGGGCTGCATCATATCCTATTCGGCACGACCGCCGTCGATCTGACCGGGCTGGAACAGTTGGTGGATACCAGCCAGACACGCGCCGTCGCAGAGATGATGCGGTGGATCGGCAAACGGGCGGATGGGAAGAAGGACTTGAAAGCCCTGATCGACGAACTGTATCAGGAGGTCGACGAGAAAGGGCTGGATGTCATCTCTCCGTTTCGTGGGCAGCATCCCGGCGATTTGGCCCTGCCGCGGAAACTGGAACTGGCCGGGGCGGTCAATCGCCTGCGGACGTTGCGTGTCCGATAA
- the rnhA gene encoding ribonuclease HI: MKEVIIYTDGACSGNPGPGGWGAVLLYGDHRKELTGGEPHTTNNRMELTAAIESMRRLKEPCRVKLHTDSAYMVNCFKQRWYVNWEKNGWMNSRKEPVENRDLWQDLLEQVRRHQVEFVKVKGHSDVELNNRCDELARGAIPKN, translated from the coding sequence GTGAAAGAAGTGATCATTTATACGGATGGGGCTTGCTCCGGCAACCCGGGGCCGGGAGGATGGGGGGCCGTACTGTTGTATGGAGACCACCGGAAAGAACTGACCGGCGGGGAACCCCATACCACCAATAATAGGATGGAATTGACCGCCGCGATAGAGTCGATGCGACGCTTGAAGGAACCTTGCCGGGTGAAGCTCCATACGGACAGTGCTTATATGGTCAATTGCTTTAAACAGCGCTGGTATGTGAACTGGGAGAAAAACGGATGGATGAACAGCCGCAAGGAACCGGTGGAAAACCGGGATCTGTGGCAAGATCTGTTGGAACAGGTGCGCCGCCATCAAGTGGAATTCGTCAAAGTGAAAGGGCATAGCGATGTGGAATTAAACAATCGCTGTGATGAACTGGCTCGTGGTGCCATTCCTAAAAACTGA
- the queG gene encoding tRNA epoxyqueuosine(34) reductase QueG, protein MENQVGFAQEPGLSLQDSHGKEFGPKKKLPLQDDNSKGLCPKKKLTPEQVKQALVEEAGRLGIDKIGFATADPFTELKERLVRHRENGFESGFEEQDLDKRTDPRLSLPEARTIIAIALAYPTRMENPPANRPGEYRGLFCRASWGQDYHRVLRRKLEGLERRLQELVPDVTTEIMVDTGALSDRAVAERAGIGFIGKNTSLITPEFGSWVFLGEMLVDIALPPDQPVTAGCGDCTACIDACPTGALVAPGQLNSQACLAYQTQTKGFLAEEYRDLLGGYLYGFETCQAVCPFNRKKNFTHQEDFRPDPEQVKPLLKPLLSISNREFRERFGSMAGSWRGKKPIQRNAIIALARFRDRTAVPDLIRLLQEDPRPVIRGTAAWALGRIGGTEAEEALCDAERNEKDPDVWREVEKALKNRSTLDTEERRDREAQG, encoded by the coding sequence ATGGAGAATCAGGTAGGCTTCGCCCAAGAGCCGGGATTGTCCTTACAGGACAGCCATGGTAAGGAATTTGGCCCAAAGAAGAAGTTGCCCTTACAGGACGACAATAGTAAGGGGCTTTGCCCCAAGAAGAAGTTGACGCCGGAACAAGTGAAGCAAGCGCTGGTGGAGGAAGCCGGGCGGCTGGGTATTGACAAGATCGGGTTTGCTACAGCGGACCCTTTCACCGAACTGAAAGAACGGCTGGTACGGCATCGGGAGAACGGATTTGAGTCGGGTTTTGAAGAGCAGGATTTGGATAAACGAACCGACCCGCGTCTCAGCCTGCCTGAAGCCCGGACCATCATCGCCATTGCTCTGGCTTACCCCACCCGGATGGAAAACCCGCCCGCCAACCGGCCGGGAGAGTACCGCGGCCTCTTTTGCCGCGCCTCCTGGGGGCAGGATTATCATCGGGTGCTCCGGCGCAAGCTGGAGGGGCTGGAGCGACGGTTGCAAGAGCTGGTCCCTGATGTAACCACAGAGATCATGGTGGATACGGGGGCTTTATCCGATCGGGCAGTCGCGGAGCGGGCGGGGATCGGCTTTATCGGGAAAAACACGTCCCTCATCACGCCTGAATTCGGCTCCTGGGTCTTTTTGGGGGAGATGCTGGTGGATATCGCCTTGCCCCCGGATCAACCGGTTACCGCGGGGTGCGGAGATTGCACCGCCTGTATCGACGCTTGTCCCACCGGAGCGCTGGTAGCGCCGGGACAGCTCAATTCTCAGGCATGTCTCGCCTACCAGACACAAACCAAAGGATTCCTGGCGGAGGAGTACCGCGACCTTTTGGGCGGGTATCTCTACGGTTTTGAAACCTGTCAAGCGGTGTGCCCGTTTAACCGGAAAAAGAACTTTACTCATCAGGAAGATTTCCGTCCGGATCCGGAACAGGTGAAACCGCTCTTAAAGCCTTTGCTTTCCATCAGTAACCGGGAGTTTCGTGAGCGTTTTGGATCCATGGCCGGTTCCTGGCGCGGCAAGAAGCCGATTCAGCGGAATGCCATCATCGCTTTGGCGCGTTTTCGAGATCGAACCGCCGTCCCGGATCTGATCCGGCTGCTTCAGGAAGACCCGCGCCCGGTGATCCGGGGGACGGCCGCCTGGGCTCTGGGGCGCATCGGAGGAACGGAAGCAGAGGAAGCGCTCTGTGATGCAGAGCGCAATGAAAAGGATCCCGATGTTTGGAGGGAAGTGGAGAAAGCCTTGAAAAACCGATCGACTCTCGACACAGAAGAGAGAAGGGACAGGGAGGCTCAAGGTTGA
- a CDS encoding methylated-DNA--[protein]-cysteine S-methyltransferase, whose protein sequence is MVPESRAIVWTEMDSPVGGIRLAATKKGICRLDFAKGEERWLHLERWAKEWLGRVSMERNDEVLLPVTRQLREYFEGRRRSFDVDLDLFGTSFQKLVWEQLLTIPYGELRSYKEVAQRMGAAKAVRAVGGANNKNPVSILVPCHRVVGSNGSLVGYGAGLEIKETLLRLEGSLPYRAQA, encoded by the coding sequence ATGGTTCCAGAATCACGCGCAATCGTATGGACGGAGATGGACAGCCCGGTCGGCGGAATCCGGTTGGCCGCCACCAAAAAAGGGATCTGCCGGCTGGATTTTGCCAAAGGGGAAGAGCGCTGGCTGCATCTGGAACGTTGGGCAAAGGAATGGCTGGGACGGGTAAGCATGGAGAGAAATGACGAGGTTCTCTTGCCGGTGACCCGCCAGTTGCGGGAGTATTTTGAGGGACGGCGTCGCTCCTTTGACGTGGACCTGGATCTGTTTGGGACGTCCTTTCAAAAACTGGTGTGGGAACAGCTGCTGACAATCCCCTATGGAGAACTTCGCTCCTATAAAGAAGTAGCGCAGAGAATGGGAGCGGCCAAGGCGGTACGGGCGGTCGGTGGTGCCAACAACAAAAATCCGGTCTCCATTCTCGTACCTTGCCACCGCGTGGTGGGCTCAAACGGGTCCCTCGTCGGCTATGGAGCCGGTTTGGAAATCAAGGAAACCCTTCTTAGGCTGGAGGGATCTCTTCCCTATCGGGCCCAAGCATAG
- a CDS encoding ABC transporter transmembrane domain-containing protein, which produces MSIFRDLWWFFKQEKRSYAVGVIILLLVAFLEIFPPFVVRVVVDGLESGAITGSELGMWLGLIALAGVGMYLLRYVWRILLFGASFRLGRQLRHQLFAHFSRMSPSFFHRRRTGDLMAHATNDIQAVQVTAGEGVLTLVDSLVLGGLVVAAMALFISWELTLIALIPMPLIALAVSKYGKMLHERFHLAQAAFSDMNDKVQENISGVRVVKAFGQEANEKRSFQALSRQVVAKNIAVARVDALFGPTISLVIGLSFFLAVGFGGWFVVQGTMTIGQLTQFTIYLGQLIWPMLAFGFLFNIVQRGRASYDRIRTLLEVEPDIRDRDGAVSTRASGTVEFDVDRFGYEGAKEPALREVRVDIRPGETLGIVGRTGSGKTTLFKLLMREFDCMEGTIRIGNVPVNQYKRDALRSAIGYVPQDHFLFSVTIRENIAFGKADASQEAIEEAARLAGIHEDILRFEKGYDTVVGERGVTLSGGQKQRISIARALLLDPEILILDDSLSAVDAKTEEEILEALRKMRRNKTTLIAAHRLSAIEHADHILVLEDGAVAERGNHEELLAQDGWYAWMYRQQQLESMIEKGGGAAHGDAPVARLSQPTP; this is translated from the coding sequence ATGAGCATTTTTCGAGATTTGTGGTGGTTTTTCAAACAAGAGAAACGAAGTTATGCGGTTGGCGTCATCATCTTGTTGTTGGTGGCGTTTTTGGAAATCTTCCCTCCCTTTGTAGTCCGGGTAGTGGTCGATGGCCTGGAATCCGGCGCCATAACCGGTTCTGAGCTGGGGATGTGGCTGGGATTGATCGCGTTGGCGGGGGTGGGGATGTATCTTCTTCGTTATGTGTGGCGCATTTTGCTGTTTGGTGCCTCTTTCCGTCTGGGGCGGCAGCTGCGCCACCAGCTGTTCGCCCATTTCAGCCGGATGTCCCCCTCGTTTTTCCATCGCCGGCGTACGGGTGATCTGATGGCTCATGCCACCAACGATATCCAGGCGGTTCAGGTGACGGCGGGGGAGGGAGTACTCACCCTAGTGGATTCTCTGGTGCTGGGGGGGCTTGTTGTGGCCGCGATGGCCCTGTTCATCAGCTGGGAGTTGACGTTGATCGCATTGATCCCGATGCCGTTGATCGCCTTGGCGGTCAGCAAATACGGGAAGATGCTGCATGAACGCTTTCATCTGGCCCAAGCAGCCTTTTCCGATATGAACGATAAGGTGCAGGAGAACATCTCCGGTGTCCGGGTGGTGAAGGCGTTTGGCCAGGAAGCCAACGAGAAGCGTTCTTTCCAGGCATTGTCCCGGCAGGTAGTGGCTAAAAATATCGCCGTCGCACGGGTGGACGCCCTGTTCGGTCCGACCATTTCCCTGGTGATCGGCCTTTCCTTTTTTCTGGCGGTTGGGTTTGGCGGGTGGTTTGTGGTTCAGGGGACAATGACGATCGGTCAGTTGACACAGTTCACCATATACTTGGGCCAGCTGATCTGGCCGATGCTCGCCTTCGGCTTTTTGTTCAATATCGTGCAACGGGGACGGGCTTCCTATGACCGCATTCGCACCCTGCTGGAGGTGGAGCCGGACATTCGGGATCGGGATGGGGCCGTCTCCACACGGGCTTCCGGCACCGTGGAATTTGATGTGGACCGTTTCGGTTATGAAGGAGCGAAGGAACCGGCCTTGCGGGAGGTCCGGGTCGATATCCGGCCGGGGGAAACCCTGGGCATCGTCGGGAGGACGGGCAGCGGCAAGACCACGCTGTTTAAGTTGCTGATGCGGGAATTTGACTGTATGGAAGGGACGATCCGGATCGGGAATGTACCGGTGAATCAATATAAACGGGATGCGCTTCGTTCGGCGATCGGATATGTTCCGCAGGATCATTTTCTCTTTTCCGTCACCATCCGGGAAAACATCGCATTCGGGAAAGCGGACGCCAGCCAGGAAGCGATCGAAGAGGCCGCCCGCCTGGCCGGGATCCACGAGGATATCCTCCGGTTTGAAAAGGGATATGATACCGTTGTCGGCGAACGGGGGGTCACCCTCTCCGGCGGACAGAAACAGCGGATTTCCATCGCTCGGGCCTTGCTGCTGGATCCGGAGATCCTGATCCTGGACGATTCGTTGTCGGCAGTGGATGCCAAGACGGAGGAGGAGATCCTGGAGGCCCTGCGGAAGATGCGCCGCAATAAGACCACCCTGATCGCCGCTCATCGCCTGAGCGCCATCGAGCACGCGGATCATATCCTGGTGCTGGAAGACGGGGCGGTGGCGGAACGGGGGAACCACGAGGAGTTGCTGGCCCAGGATGGCTGGTACGCATGGATGTACCGGCAGCAGCAACTGGAATCGATGATTGAAAAAGGAGGAGGTGCCGCCCATGGTGATGCGCCGGTTGCTCGCCTATCTCAACCCACACCGTAA
- a CDS encoding ABC transporter ATP-binding protein encodes MVMRRLLAYLNPHRKAMAAAMALLLIATAADVAGPLLVKVYIDDYLTPGIFDPFALITLAVTYLVLLVLSAVLTYFQLFSFHRIAHRVIQELRMDVFGKVQHLGLSFFDKRPGGALISRITNDTEAIKDLFVSVLSTFVQNMVMIFGIFVALFILDVQLAAFCLFLLPFVFGLMVLYRRLSYRVFHTVRQKLSDLNAKLSESIQGMNVIQAFRQEERLEREFEKTNREHYEANMKSTKLNGLLLRPAVDLLYLLALILVLGFFGFDIGESALQIGVLYAFINLLSRMFEPVNQMMQQLTFLQQAVVSAGRVFELLDEKERAPARKGNDDPRITEGRIVFDKVTFSYDGHTDVLKNISFTAEPGQTVALVGHTGSGKTSITNLLMRFYEVKHGQITIDGHPLSTFRDGELRKKLGLVLQDPFLFVGDVKENIRLHHPDVSEEDVKEAARFVQADSFIEKLPNGYDEPIGERGATFSSGQRQLLSFARTMAQKPKVLVLDEATASVDTETEEKIQQALSRMRQGRTTIAIAHRLSTIQDADLILVLHRGEIVERGTHQELLSQQGLYHKMYLLQQGVRDSTAQPGA; translated from the coding sequence ATGGTGATGCGCCGGTTGCTCGCCTATCTCAACCCACACCGTAAAGCCATGGCCGCTGCAATGGCGCTGCTCCTGATTGCCACTGCGGCCGATGTGGCCGGACCGCTGCTGGTTAAGGTATATATCGACGACTATTTAACACCCGGTATTTTTGATCCATTTGCCCTGATCACCCTGGCGGTCACATACTTGGTCCTGCTCGTGCTGTCGGCGGTGTTGACGTATTTTCAGCTATTTTCCTTCCACCGGATCGCCCATCGGGTGATCCAGGAATTGCGCATGGATGTGTTCGGCAAGGTACAGCATTTAGGACTGTCATTCTTTGATAAACGGCCCGGGGGAGCTCTGATATCCCGTATCACCAACGATACCGAGGCGATTAAGGACTTGTTTGTCAGTGTGCTGTCCACCTTTGTCCAAAATATGGTGATGATCTTCGGTATTTTTGTGGCCTTGTTCATCCTGGATGTGCAGTTGGCGGCTTTCTGCTTGTTTTTGTTGCCGTTCGTATTTGGCTTGATGGTCCTGTATCGGCGGCTCAGCTATCGGGTGTTTCACACGGTGCGCCAAAAGCTGAGCGATTTGAACGCCAAGTTGAGCGAATCCATCCAGGGTATGAACGTCATCCAGGCCTTCCGTCAGGAAGAGCGGTTGGAGCGGGAATTTGAAAAAACCAACAGGGAGCACTATGAAGCCAATATGAAGAGCACGAAGCTTAACGGCTTGCTGCTGCGGCCGGCGGTGGATCTTCTCTACTTGTTGGCCTTGATCCTGGTGCTGGGGTTTTTCGGATTCGATATCGGGGAAAGTGCGCTTCAAATCGGTGTTCTTTATGCCTTTATCAACCTGCTGTCGCGGATGTTTGAACCGGTCAACCAGATGATGCAGCAACTCACCTTCTTGCAACAGGCGGTGGTGTCGGCAGGCCGGGTGTTTGAACTTCTGGATGAAAAGGAGAGGGCGCCGGCCCGGAAAGGAAATGACGACCCCCGCATCACAGAGGGGCGGATCGTCTTTGACAAGGTGACGTTTTCCTATGACGGCCACACGGATGTACTAAAAAATATCTCCTTTACCGCCGAGCCGGGTCAGACGGTAGCGTTGGTGGGACATACCGGCAGCGGGAAGACCTCCATCACCAATCTGCTGATGCGGTTCTATGAAGTGAAACACGGGCAGATCACGATCGACGGTCACCCGCTGTCCACTTTCCGCGACGGTGAGCTGCGCAAAAAGCTGGGACTGGTGCTGCAGGATCCTTTCTTGTTTGTGGGAGATGTAAAGGAAAACATTCGGCTTCATCATCCGGATGTCTCCGAGGAGGATGTAAAGGAAGCGGCCCGTTTTGTCCAGGCGGACTCCTTTATCGAGAAGCTTCCCAACGGTTATGACGAACCCATCGGCGAACGGGGGGCTACGTTTTCCAGCGGTCAACGGCAACTGCTCTCCTTTGCTCGTACGATGGCGCAGAAACCGAAGGTGCTGGTGTTGGACGAAGCGACGGCCAGCGTGGATACGGAGACAGAGGAGAAAATCCAGCAAGCCCTTTCACGGATGCGGCAGGGACGAACCACCATCGCCATCGCCCACCGCTTGTCCACGATTCAAGACGCCGACCTGATTCTGGTGCTCCACCGCGGCGAGATCGTGGAACGGGGAACGCATCAGGAGCTCTTATCCCAACAGGGCTTGTATCACAAAATGTATCTTTTGCAGCAGGGAGTCCGGGACTCGACGGCTCAGCCGGGAGCATAA
- a CDS encoding transposase, with translation MPTITLRLELHRPTLAKQAMYDQMTEMNTNFANWLLLHPEVNGATSKVFKEFSEQKFLSAVVNQTIREVKSQKKKQRAKGFKKMWCGFNNQNLKVERAGELYTVSFPTLEKRIGVPVVARPYQQAWIEKIISGTVKQGAAKLYQKKRKWYIAIPITWETKQSRGEKVMGIDLGLRYLAVTSMGTKSLFFRGSAVAYTRRRYSARRRKLGKAKKLQVIYKSKNKESRWMRDQNHKISRQIVNRALANGVGVIRMEDLTDIRNRTKSRKKCEKKDQGRNLHSWAFYQLKEFIRYKAEMAGIRFEEVKAEYTSQTCKCGHREKANRNGLRFQCKQCGYTCHADLNGAINIGKAISGLAA, from the coding sequence GTGCCAACGATTACACTGCGTCTCGAGCTACATAGGCCCACTCTAGCTAAGCAAGCCATGTATGACCAGATGACGGAAATGAACACGAATTTCGCAAACTGGTTGCTACTCCATCCAGAAGTGAATGGGGCGACGAGCAAGGTATTCAAAGAGTTCTCAGAACAGAAGTTTCTTTCTGCTGTCGTCAATCAAACCATTCGCGAAGTAAAATCACAGAAGAAAAAGCAACGTGCTAAAGGTTTCAAGAAGATGTGGTGTGGCTTCAACAATCAGAATCTGAAAGTAGAACGCGCTGGCGAGCTGTATACTGTCTCGTTCCCCACACTGGAGAAACGGATCGGTGTTCCGGTCGTTGCCAGACCGTATCAGCAAGCTTGGATAGAAAAGATCATTTCAGGAACGGTGAAACAAGGTGCGGCGAAGCTATACCAGAAGAAGCGCAAGTGGTACATAGCGATCCCGATCACATGGGAGACGAAACAGTCCCGAGGAGAAAAAGTGATGGGGATTGATTTAGGTTTACGCTATTTGGCAGTGACCAGTATGGGAACAAAATCGCTCTTCTTCAGGGGATCGGCGGTAGCCTATACTCGCCGCAGATATTCGGCGCGGCGTAGAAAGCTGGGCAAAGCGAAAAAGCTGCAAGTGATCTACAAATCCAAGAATAAAGAGTCCCGCTGGATGAGAGACCAAAACCACAAGATCAGCCGTCAGATCGTCAACCGGGCACTCGCCAACGGTGTTGGAGTGATTCGCATGGAAGACCTGACGGACATACGCAATCGGACCAAATCCAGAAAGAAGTGCGAGAAGAAAGATCAGGGTAGAAACCTTCATTCTTGGGCGTTCTATCAGTTGAAGGAGTTCATCCGGTACAAGGCAGAGATGGCGGGCATCCGCTTTGAGGAAGTCAAAGCGGAGTATACCAGCCAAACTTGTAAATGTGGCCATCGAGAGAAAGCAAACCGAAATGGGCTGCGATTTCAGTGCAAACAGTGTGGATATACCTGTCATGCTGATCTGAATGGGGCAATCAACATCGGTAAGGCGATCTCGGGACTCGCCGCCTAG
- a CDS encoding GNAT family N-acetyltransferase — protein sequence MEIRKLTPADAAHYRDLRLEALELHPEAFSSAPEDSDGKSLEEWKEELTSTPHRFVLGGFDDDGQLRGMVGFIRNEGRKVRHKGMIMEVFSSPAVRGKGLAKSMLERLIEEARSLPEMEQLQLTVAADNGPARTLYESLGFKPYGLEKESLKIEQEYVDEEHMVLKW from the coding sequence ATGGAGATTCGCAAGTTGACCCCTGCCGACGCTGCCCATTACCGCGATTTGCGATTAGAGGCGTTAGAGTTGCATCCGGAGGCTTTTTCTTCCGCTCCGGAGGACAGCGACGGCAAATCGCTGGAGGAGTGGAAAGAAGAACTGACTTCCACGCCCCATCGGTTTGTCCTCGGCGGCTTTGATGATGATGGTCAACTGCGGGGCATGGTGGGTTTTATTCGGAACGAAGGGCGGAAAGTGCGGCACAAGGGAATGATCATGGAGGTATTTTCATCCCCTGCTGTCAGGGGAAAAGGGCTGGCCAAATCCATGCTGGAAAGGTTGATCGAAGAGGCGCGCTCCCTGCCCGAAATGGAGCAATTACAGCTGACTGTGGCAGCTGACAACGGTCCGGCCCGTACCCTGTATGAGTCACTCGGTTTTAAGCCCTACGGTTTAGAAAAAGAATCGTTAAAGATCGAGCAGGAGTATGTGGACGAGGAGCACATGGTCTTGAAATGGTGA